Proteins found in one Rhodobacteraceae bacterium D3-12 genomic segment:
- a CDS encoding 2'-deoxycytidine 5'-triphosphate deaminase — MTGVLASQQIEAMIETGALSASPKILPEQVQPASLDLRLGTRAWRVRASFLAGQNRTVADRLEEFEMHQIDLSNGAVLEKGCVYVVPLMEALALPEGTHAVANAKSSTGRLDLLTRTITDGGEEFDRIAPGYSGPLYAEICPRSFSVLVRPGMRLNQIRFREGQAVLSDADLATLHAKSALVDTPPLFDDGLGFSVDLKPASGTLVGYRAKPHTGVIDLDRIGYYNPSEYWEELHTDTGQIILDPGAFYILVSREAVHIPPAYAAEMAPFLAMVGEFRVHYAGFFDPGFGHDAAGGTGSRGVLEVRCHESPFVLEDGQVVGRLVYERMAEVPAQLYGSGIASNYQGQGLKLSKHFRTT; from the coding sequence ATGACCGGTGTTCTGGCCAGCCAACAGATTGAAGCGATGATCGAAACAGGCGCTTTGTCTGCGTCTCCGAAGATCCTTCCCGAACAGGTTCAACCCGCCAGTCTTGATCTGCGCCTTGGCACCCGCGCCTGGCGCGTACGCGCGTCTTTTCTCGCTGGACAGAACCGAACCGTGGCCGACCGGCTTGAAGAGTTCGAGATGCACCAGATTGATCTCTCCAATGGCGCCGTTCTGGAAAAGGGCTGTGTTTACGTCGTGCCTCTGATGGAGGCCCTCGCCTTGCCTGAGGGCACCCATGCCGTTGCCAATGCTAAAAGCTCCACAGGCCGGCTTGATTTGTTGACCCGCACGATCACCGATGGCGGAGAGGAGTTCGATCGTATCGCGCCCGGCTACTCTGGTCCGCTTTACGCCGAAATTTGCCCGCGTAGTTTTTCCGTGCTTGTCCGCCCAGGTATGCGCCTCAATCAAATACGTTTCCGCGAGGGACAGGCTGTGCTGAGCGACGCCGACCTCGCAACGCTTCACGCCAAGAGTGCCCTCGTTGATACGCCGCCGCTGTTCGATGATGGCCTAGGATTTTCAGTTGATCTCAAGCCAGCGTCTGGCACGCTCGTTGGGTACCGCGCCAAGCCACATACCGGCGTCATCGACCTTGATCGTATCGGCTATTACAACCCGTCTGAGTACTGGGAAGAGCTGCACACAGACACTGGGCAGATCATTCTTGATCCCGGCGCGTTCTATATCCTTGTCAGTCGCGAAGCCGTCCACATTCCACCTGCTTACGCTGCAGAAATGGCCCCATTTTTGGCCATGGTCGGAGAATTCAGGGTACACTACGCCGGCTTCTTTGACCCCGGTTTTGGCCATGATGCCGCCGGAGGCACTGGGTCACGCGGTGTGCTTGAAGTCCGCTGTCACGAAAGCCCCTTCGTGCTCGAAGACGGGCAAGTCGTTGGGCGGCTTGTTTATGAGCGCATGGCAGAAGTCCCCGCACAGCTTTATGGCTCGGGGATCGCCTCTAATTACCAAGGACAAGGGCTCAAACTGTCAAAGCACTTCCGCACAACGTGA
- a CDS encoding segregation/condensation protein A, with product MAEETEFQEDSMSVAERMAAEALIVDVDGFEGPLDVLLTLSRTQKVDLRTISVLELARQYLAFVERAKALRLELAADYLVMAAWLAFLKSRLLLPPDPSEEGPTGEELAAHLAFQLERLQAMRDVAARLMARDRLGRDFFARGIPENVTRTRKIIYTANLLDLMQGYARIRTRDEFRPFVMDRDAVFTMEQALERMRGLIGFAGAWTDINSYLPEGWENDPVKRRSATAATFAASLELAKEGKVEIRQSETFAPIQLRKKD from the coding sequence ATGGCTGAGGAAACAGAGTTTCAAGAAGATTCAATGTCGGTGGCCGAACGAATGGCCGCCGAGGCATTGATCGTAGATGTGGATGGGTTTGAAGGTCCACTCGACGTGCTGTTAACGCTTTCGCGCACTCAGAAGGTCGATCTTCGCACGATTTCGGTTCTGGAATTGGCCCGGCAATACCTAGCATTTGTAGAGCGCGCCAAAGCCTTGCGACTGGAATTGGCGGCGGACTACCTTGTCATGGCTGCGTGGTTGGCGTTTCTGAAATCTCGCCTGTTGTTACCACCAGACCCGAGCGAGGAAGGCCCGACAGGGGAAGAACTGGCGGCGCATCTGGCCTTTCAGCTTGAGCGTCTTCAGGCAATGCGGGATGTGGCGGCGCGACTGATGGCGCGGGATCGGTTGGGGCGAGATTTCTTCGCGCGCGGTATTCCAGAGAACGTAACGCGCACGCGCAAGATTATCTACACCGCGAATTTGCTCGATCTTATGCAGGGCTATGCGCGCATTCGCACGCGAGACGAATTTCGTCCGTTTGTTATGGATCGCGATGCGGTGTTTACCATGGAGCAGGCTTTGGAACGGATGCGCGGCTTGATTGGGTTCGCGGGGGCGTGGACGGATATCAACAGCTATCTTCCCGAGGGCTGGGAGAATGATCCGGTGAAGCGCCGATCGGCCACTGCCGCAACATTTGCCGCCTCTCTGGAGTTGGCAAAAGAGGGCAAGGTGGAAATTCGCCAGTCCGAAACATTTGCCCCGATCCAGCTTCGGAAGAAGGATTAG
- the nagZ gene encoding beta-N-acetylhexosaminidase, giving the protein MTRWGATILDAEGLTLTGAERAFFREADPFGFILFARNVGSPEQLRRLTGEMRDAVGRDAPITIDQEGGRVQRLRAPHWREWLSPLDHVAAAGQQAERAMYLRYRIIAHELRACGIDSNCAPLVDVARSETHRFLRNRCYGEDPKTVAGIGRAVAQGHLDGGVLPVVKHIPGHGRAVSDSHYELPRVKSPRKELEDVDFFPFYALNDFPMGMTAHVVYEALDAAPATLSAVMMAQIRDTLGFDGLIVTDDISMKALQGDLGDLASQAIAAGCDVVLHCNGTLGERQVVAEAAGQMSEWAQARAERAIAARKAPDDIDISALEAELEALLKGAVDG; this is encoded by the coding sequence GTGACACGCTGGGGTGCGACGATACTCGATGCCGAGGGGCTGACTCTAACCGGTGCAGAGCGGGCGTTCTTTCGCGAGGCGGACCCATTTGGCTTTATCTTGTTTGCCCGAAACGTCGGAAGCCCTGAACAACTTCGCCGTTTGACCGGCGAGATGCGCGATGCCGTGGGGCGGGATGCGCCGATCACGATCGACCAAGAAGGGGGCAGGGTGCAGCGTTTGCGCGCGCCCCATTGGCGTGAATGGCTGTCACCACTCGATCATGTTGCCGCGGCTGGACAGCAAGCCGAACGCGCGATGTATCTTCGCTATCGCATTATCGCGCATGAGTTGCGTGCCTGCGGGATCGACAGCAATTGCGCGCCGTTGGTGGATGTTGCCCGAAGCGAAACACACCGGTTTCTGCGCAACCGTTGTTATGGTGAAGACCCGAAAACCGTCGCTGGAATTGGCCGCGCGGTGGCACAGGGGCATCTTGATGGCGGGGTGCTTCCGGTGGTGAAGCACATCCCCGGTCATGGTCGTGCCGTAAGCGACAGCCACTATGAATTGCCAAGGGTCAAAAGCCCAAGGAAAGAGCTTGAAGATGTTGATTTCTTTCCGTTTTACGCGCTGAATGACTTTCCGATGGGGATGACTGCGCACGTGGTTTATGAGGCGTTAGACGCAGCTCCTGCCACGCTTTCTGCGGTCATGATGGCACAAATTCGCGATACATTGGGGTTTGACGGTCTGATTGTGACCGACGATATCTCAATGAAAGCGCTTCAAGGCGATCTGGGTGATCTTGCGTCTCAAGCCATTGCAGCGGGGTGTGATGTGGTCTTGCATTGCAACGGCACGCTTGGCGAGCGTCAAGTGGTCGCCGAGGCCGCTGGACAAATGAGCGAATGGGCGCAAGCGCGTGCGGAACGGGCGATTGCGGCACGCAAAGCCCCTGATGACATTGACATTTCGGCGTTGGAGGCCGAACTTGAGGCGCTTTTGAAAGGCGCCGTGGATGGCTGA